ATCTTCTTCCTTTCAAGTGAAAAAATACTCTCTTATGAGTAGTTTAATAAAAGTACTCTAATCAAAGTATATTACATATTACACTCTCTTTTCTAAAAAATCAAACGGTTCCGGGTTTAATCTATCAATGACTGGTTTAAAATACTTGAAAAAATCGAAAAAATGAAAGGATCAATCCTATGTTAAGGCAACCTAACCTAAAGGGTAAAATTGCGGTAATTACTGGCGCCGGCTCTGGTATAGGTCGTGCAGCAGCTCTGCAGCTCGCGGACGAAGGCGTGAAGGTATGTCTGTTAGATCTTGATCTGGATCATGTGAACAACGTGAAGGCACATATTGAGGAATCCGGGGGTGAAGCTATAGCTCTCAAGTGCGATATCAATTCGACTTATGACATCAAGCAGGGAATTCGCACGGCAAGCGAACATTGGGGAGGACTTGATATTGTGTTTGCCAACGCGGGGATCGCCGGAGAAATGGCTCCTATTGAAACAATGAATGAGGAGGATTGGGACCGTACAATCCATACCAATTTAAGAGGAACGTTCCTGTCGCTTAAGCATGCCATTCCCTTCATGAAAGAGCATGGAGGCAGCATTATTATTACAAGCTCAGTTAGCGGTAACCGTATTTTCTCTCAGCCTGGCTATACGGCTTACAGCACGTCTAAAGCGGGACAAATTGCACTCATGAAGATGGCTGCGCTCGAGCTGGCACAGTACAAAATTCGCGTGAACGCAATATGCCCAGGGGCGATTAAAACCCATATTGGAGATTCCATACACAGCTCCACGGATATCAAGGACATTGAGATCCCCGTCCAGTATCCTGAAGGTGATCAGCCTCTGGAGCATGGACCGGGTCAACCTGAGCAGATTGCAGAATTAGTGACTTTCCTCGCTTCCGACTTATCCTCACATATTACCGGAACCGAGATTTATATTGATGGAGCGGAGTCGCTTCTTAAATAAATATAGAAAAAAAGCCGCCTATTGGCGGCTGATCGTACAAAAAATGCTACAGGTCGAAATATTTATTTATGTACATAGATCTTACCAGAACCTATCTTGTTGCCCCATTAACAGCGATATGCCTTCTGTAAAGTAATAGTCCCCGTAGATCAATGGG
This sequence is a window from Paenibacillus urinalis. Protein-coding genes within it:
- a CDS encoding SDR family oxidoreductase, with translation MLRQPNLKGKIAVITGAGSGIGRAAALQLADEGVKVCLLDLDLDHVNNVKAHIEESGGEAIALKCDINSTYDIKQGIRTASEHWGGLDIVFANAGIAGEMAPIETMNEEDWDRTIHTNLRGTFLSLKHAIPFMKEHGGSIIITSSVSGNRIFSQPGYTAYSTSKAGQIALMKMAALELAQYKIRVNAICPGAIKTHIGDSIHSSTDIKDIEIPVQYPEGDQPLEHGPGQPEQIAELVTFLASDLSSHITGTEIYIDGAESLLK